Proteins encoded in a region of the Pseudomonas shahriarae genome:
- a CDS encoding OmpA family protein codes for MNFMRNTHRVALLVGATLLISCPALAQEPKAGQVAGRVFYAAYIGLPPVAVDQAQVVYYRNKAGVQRNGAAHVYIDQQFHTGLLPGGFTSFCLAPGNHTLGAYLNDAPTYNGKRTDLYQANLEGGRTYYLKVREDGNTFPMPIERTQAEQELSTTRMQMHALSRATSVEACRYYAHLKDDERFKHYTLASDVLFAYGKSDYRDISLAGRTAIGQLLAELQSDDAQLKHVQVTGHTDPFGSASDNQLLGERRANTVRQMLLDGGIAESILSADSAGSREPVVHTCYGPRLEQISCYAPNRRVAIRVELDRPQP; via the coding sequence ATGAACTTCATGCGAAACACACATCGAGTAGCGCTGCTGGTCGGCGCTACCTTACTCATCAGTTGTCCTGCATTGGCGCAAGAGCCCAAGGCCGGCCAGGTAGCGGGGCGGGTATTTTATGCCGCGTATATCGGGTTGCCGCCAGTGGCGGTGGACCAGGCGCAAGTGGTGTATTACCGCAACAAGGCAGGGGTGCAGCGCAACGGCGCCGCCCACGTCTACATCGACCAGCAATTCCACACCGGCTTGTTGCCCGGCGGGTTCACCAGTTTCTGCCTGGCGCCCGGCAATCATACGCTGGGCGCTTACCTGAACGATGCCCCGACCTACAATGGCAAGCGCACGGACCTGTATCAGGCCAACCTGGAAGGCGGGCGCACCTACTACCTGAAAGTGCGCGAGGACGGTAATACTTTCCCCATGCCGATCGAGCGTACCCAGGCTGAACAGGAGTTGAGCACCACGCGTATGCAGATGCATGCACTGTCCCGCGCCACCAGTGTCGAGGCTTGTCGCTACTATGCGCACTTGAAGGACGATGAACGCTTCAAGCATTACACCTTGGCCAGTGATGTGCTGTTTGCCTATGGCAAGTCGGATTACCGCGACATCAGCCTCGCCGGACGCACGGCCATCGGCCAGTTGCTCGCTGAACTGCAGAGCGATGATGCACAGCTCAAACACGTGCAGGTGACCGGGCACACCGACCCATTCGGCAGTGCCTCCGACAATCAGTTGCTGGGGGAGCGGCGGGCCAATACCGTGCGGCAGATGTTGCTGGATGGTGGCATCGCCGAATCCATCCTCAGCGCCGACAGTGCCGGCAGCCGCGAGCCTGTGGTGCACACCTGCTACGGGCCAAGGCTCGAGCAGATCAGTTGCTATGCACCGAATCGCCGGGTGGCCATCCGCGTGGAGCTTGACCGCCCCCAGCCATAA
- a CDS encoding TolC family protein: MTPFKHRRFRLTPAAWLVSCYLFGSLGAQQAFAEELLNFMPAAPQPPAAAVATQPGSAAPRRRDNDLISFSPNPAPAPAAPPAPVATATPVFKPAPALARPEPAAPKAASVSRKSNDLLTFEPIASPPVVRTVTPARPIPAAAATSPQPGAGNGLAQFTQTSRVAREAEQQVHSVSALSLAALPPRLAARSSERGTLLGPSEFELRQVFNRAVEAAILRAPTISRAKAEQQAAVEDIDEAKGQRWPQVDVGTQTSPVNIGKGSDVDSGSSGINLAVTTPVYDWGRIGHSIDSRERLLTAAEENLEAEKETLGYEVTTTIIELGKQRIIVDLSQQFADRMNDLVKMLAGIVAVDKGRTSELTQAKARLLQAQALRDAAAAKARDAEINLSKLVGERPVPIPVTREWNIRLANLDLLLDAAKEHPTIRKSIAETESAVAQAKAVRASGLPQLNWVISKSTAEDSLGREQPWQTNLSMTWGAFRGGSTRAAERAALQRADASRYANDQQRRDLEFRIRTADHDARTMLERSELYRDLGQESGRIREDFFQQWHHLGKRTLLDVLTAENEHYGNQVNEINNRFDGYQAILRQYAGAGTLARWLRTGS, translated from the coding sequence ATGACGCCTTTCAAGCATCGCCGTTTTCGACTGACCCCGGCAGCGTGGCTGGTTTCCTGCTACCTGTTCGGCAGTCTGGGCGCTCAGCAGGCATTCGCTGAGGAACTGCTCAATTTTATGCCGGCTGCACCGCAGCCGCCTGCCGCCGCCGTGGCGACCCAACCTGGCAGCGCCGCCCCCCGTCGTCGCGACAACGATCTGATTTCATTCAGCCCAAACCCGGCACCGGCACCGGCAGCGCCGCCCGCTCCGGTCGCAACGGCTACGCCAGTGTTCAAGCCGGCTCCTGCCCTCGCCCGGCCTGAACCCGCGGCGCCTAAAGCGGCGTCTGTCAGTCGTAAAAGCAACGACTTGCTCACCTTCGAGCCGATAGCCTCGCCCCCGGTTGTTCGAACCGTCACCCCGGCCCGGCCAATACCGGCAGCTGCGGCTACCAGCCCTCAGCCTGGCGCGGGCAACGGCCTTGCGCAATTCACCCAGACCTCAAGGGTCGCCCGGGAAGCGGAACAACAGGTCCACAGCGTTTCCGCCCTATCGTTGGCCGCATTGCCACCGCGCCTGGCCGCCCGCAGCAGTGAAAGAGGCACCCTCCTCGGCCCCTCCGAATTCGAGCTGCGCCAGGTATTCAATCGCGCTGTGGAAGCTGCGATCCTGCGGGCACCGACTATTTCCCGGGCCAAAGCCGAACAACAAGCCGCCGTAGAAGACATCGACGAAGCCAAGGGGCAACGCTGGCCGCAAGTGGATGTCGGCACACAAACCTCACCGGTCAATATCGGCAAAGGCTCCGATGTCGACTCAGGCAGCAGCGGGATCAATTTAGCGGTCACTACCCCGGTTTACGATTGGGGGCGAATCGGTCATTCGATCGACAGCCGTGAACGTCTTTTGACCGCCGCCGAGGAAAACCTCGAGGCAGAAAAGGAAACCCTGGGCTACGAAGTCACCACTACCATCATCGAACTGGGCAAACAGCGCATCATTGTGGACCTTAGCCAGCAATTCGCCGACCGCATGAATGATCTGGTCAAGATGCTCGCCGGTATCGTGGCGGTCGATAAAGGCCGCACCAGCGAATTGACTCAGGCCAAGGCGCGTCTGCTCCAGGCTCAAGCCTTGCGTGACGCGGCCGCGGCCAAGGCTCGTGACGCCGAAATCAACCTGAGCAAACTGGTCGGTGAACGCCCGGTGCCGATCCCAGTCACACGGGAATGGAATATTCGCCTGGCCAACCTGGATTTGCTGCTCGACGCTGCCAAGGAGCACCCGACCATCCGTAAGTCCATCGCCGAAACAGAGTCCGCCGTGGCGCAAGCCAAGGCCGTCCGTGCAAGCGGGCTGCCGCAATTGAATTGGGTGATCAGCAAAAGCACGGCGGAGGACTCACTGGGGCGCGAGCAGCCATGGCAAACCAACCTGTCAATGACCTGGGGAGCATTTCGCGGAGGCTCCACCCGCGCCGCCGAGCGTGCAGCCCTGCAACGCGCCGATGCCAGTCGTTACGCCAACGATCAACAGCGTCGGGACCTGGAGTTTCGGATTCGGACCGCCGATCACGATGCTCGCACGATGCTGGAAAGGTCCGAGCTGTACCGGGACCTGGGGCAAGAGTCGGGACGGATCCGTGAGGATTTTTTCCAGCAATGGCACCACTTGGGCAAGCGTACGCTGCTCGACGTGCTGACCGCCGAAAACGAGCACTACGGCAATCAGGTCAACGAGATCAACAATCGCTTCGACGGCTACCAGGCCATTCTGCGTCAATACGCAGGGGCCGGCACACTGGCCCGCTGGCTGCGTACGGGGAGCTGA
- a CDS encoding type I secretion system permease/ATPase — MPAPQTQIQDTLLQSVSWTCDHYNLGKSPQALTAGLPKVGLLTPSLAMRSLANAGLTAGMVERPVRALPKQLMPIILLRKDRGGCILLGYHPDTEAEDKRACRYQVILPEISTTPVDIDQATMDEMYTGFAILVKPKAKIDARAGDETPQAAGHWLFSTLWRYRRYYRSAAIGAVLINVLALASIFFTMNVYDRVVPNQAFVTLWSLAIGVVVAMVFEAIARYVRAHLLDLAGKKADLVLGTMLFRQALSIQMEHKPASSGSFANQLREFESVRDFATSATLATISDLPFVLLFVAVIFAVGGPLGWVPLLLIPLILIISVGIQWPLARTMKENLREASLKQGVLIESVEGLETLKAIGGEAYMQRRWETFSALASNTSMKSRELSSMASGSVAFFQQIQTVALIVIGVYLIDAGDLTMGALIATVMLAGRATAPLSQVVGLALRFQQAKAAMSSLNGLMAMPVDRDVTREYLPKPDISGQISLKNIGFAYPAPPMQPNPAVLQGINLAIKPGERVAILGRIGSGKSTLLRVMARLYLPVSGQMFADGLDVNQIDPADWRKAVGYVGQDARLFYGTLRENVMIGRPEATAEEFLRVIRLTGLDHVAGRHPKGINLPIGEMGEGLSGGQRQLVSLARSLLARPSLLLLDEPTSAMDGQTEVQFLEHLKRATEGQTLVVVTHRPSLLALVERIIIVDDGKVSADGPKDKILEALNGNGAKNPEKPSASTPAKPPAGVKIGPARPVAPQRVSTPDASSRNDAKAEPAKPPEQPAVTPQ; from the coding sequence ATGCCTGCCCCTCAAACACAGATCCAGGACACTCTGTTGCAGAGCGTGTCCTGGACATGCGATCACTACAACCTGGGGAAGTCACCACAGGCCCTGACAGCGGGATTACCCAAAGTCGGCCTGCTGACGCCCTCACTGGCGATGCGCAGCCTGGCCAACGCCGGGTTGACCGCGGGCATGGTAGAGCGCCCTGTACGAGCGCTCCCAAAACAACTGATGCCGATCATTCTGCTGCGCAAGGATCGCGGTGGCTGCATCTTACTCGGATACCATCCCGACACTGAAGCCGAGGACAAGCGCGCTTGCCGCTACCAGGTGATCCTACCGGAGATCAGCACTACGCCGGTGGACATCGATCAAGCCACCATGGACGAGATGTACACCGGCTTCGCCATTCTCGTGAAGCCCAAAGCCAAGATCGATGCGCGCGCCGGCGATGAAACGCCGCAAGCCGCCGGTCATTGGCTGTTCTCGACACTGTGGCGCTATCGCCGTTATTACCGCAGTGCTGCTATCGGTGCTGTGCTGATTAACGTACTGGCCCTGGCCAGCATTTTCTTCACCATGAACGTCTATGACCGTGTCGTCCCCAACCAGGCGTTTGTGACGCTCTGGTCGCTGGCCATCGGCGTGGTCGTGGCCATGGTCTTCGAGGCCATCGCCCGTTATGTGCGGGCACACTTGCTTGATCTCGCGGGAAAGAAAGCCGACCTGGTACTGGGCACGATGTTGTTTCGCCAGGCCCTGTCCATCCAGATGGAACACAAGCCCGCCTCCTCGGGCTCATTCGCCAACCAACTGCGCGAATTCGAATCGGTGCGTGACTTCGCCACCTCGGCCACTCTGGCGACCATTTCCGACCTGCCCTTCGTGCTGCTGTTCGTGGCAGTGATTTTTGCCGTCGGCGGTCCATTGGGCTGGGTGCCGCTGCTGTTGATCCCCTTGATTCTGATTATCAGCGTGGGCATCCAGTGGCCACTGGCGCGCACCATGAAAGAAAACCTGCGTGAGGCGTCTCTCAAGCAAGGGGTGTTGATTGAGTCCGTGGAAGGCCTGGAAACCCTCAAGGCCATCGGTGGGGAAGCCTATATGCAACGTCGCTGGGAAACCTTCAGCGCGCTGGCCTCCAACACCTCGATGAAATCACGCGAACTGTCCAGCATGGCGTCCGGCAGCGTGGCGTTTTTTCAACAGATCCAGACCGTGGCGCTGATTGTCATCGGTGTTTACCTGATTGATGCCGGCGACCTGACGATGGGGGCACTGATCGCCACCGTAATGCTGGCCGGGCGGGCAACTGCGCCCTTGAGCCAAGTCGTTGGCCTGGCGTTGCGCTTCCAGCAGGCCAAGGCGGCAATGAGTTCGCTCAATGGCCTGATGGCGATGCCCGTCGACCGTGATGTCACCCGCGAATATTTGCCCAAGCCCGATATCAGTGGCCAGATCAGCCTCAAGAACATCGGTTTCGCGTATCCCGCCCCTCCCATGCAACCCAACCCGGCCGTGCTGCAAGGCATCAATCTCGCGATCAAGCCCGGTGAGCGCGTCGCTATTCTGGGTCGTATCGGCAGTGGCAAATCCACGTTGCTACGGGTCATGGCACGTCTTTATCTGCCGGTCAGCGGGCAGATGTTCGCTGACGGCCTGGACGTCAATCAGATTGATCCGGCCGATTGGCGCAAAGCCGTTGGCTATGTCGGCCAGGATGCGCGCCTGTTCTACGGCACTCTGCGGGAAAATGTGATGATCGGGCGCCCTGAAGCCACGGCCGAGGAGTTCCTGCGGGTGATTCGCCTGACAGGCCTCGACCATGTTGCCGGGCGCCACCCCAAGGGCATCAACCTGCCCATCGGCGAAATGGGCGAAGGCCTGTCGGGCGGCCAGCGTCAGCTGGTTTCGCTGGCACGAAGCCTGCTCGCACGTCCCAGCCTGCTGTTGCTCGATGAGCCCACCAGTGCAATGGACGGCCAGACCGAGGTGCAGTTTCTCGAACACCTCAAGCGTGCCACCGAAGGCCAGACCCTGGTGGTGGTGACACACCGCCCCTCCCTGCTCGCCTTGGTGGAGCGAATCATTATTGTCGACGACGGCAAAGTAAGCGCCGATGGCCCCAAAGACAAGATCCTCGAGGCCCTGAATGGCAACGGCGCCAAAAACCCGGAAAAACCGAGTGCTTCCACGCCGGCCAAGCCACCCGCCGGCGTGAAGATCGGCCCGGCGCGGCCGGTTGCCCCTCAGCGTGTCTCGACACCTGATGCCTCCAGCAGAAACGACGCCAAGGCAGAGCCTGCCAAACCCCCGGAACAACCTGCGGTGACTCCACAATGA
- a CDS encoding OmpA family protein, giving the protein MFKRITVFNAALLSLALASAPFATAEGFTPGAVSSKVFGNQYMPVAPVSDRQVQVVYYRSSAMGTQQGAAHVYVDREFHAGLLPGGYSAFCVAPGNHSLGAYVKDAPQYKGKTTDVFSASLDGGKTYFLRVREDGYGAPQAVTRVEAERELAGMRKQVQALSRASTVQACDYQAMPVAQFKDYAVSGDVLFAFGKSGYQDITHQGREAIRQLVTRLKQENANLDRIEVVGHTDAIGSAAANRTLGLKRAQTVRRLLLDGGLPSSAVSASSAGADQPVSNGCYGSRSEQIACYAADRRVVVRVDTRN; this is encoded by the coding sequence ATGTTTAAACGTATCACCGTCTTTAACGCTGCACTGCTGAGTTTGGCGTTGGCCAGTGCCCCGTTCGCCACGGCCGAGGGTTTCACCCCTGGGGCTGTCTCGAGCAAGGTGTTTGGCAATCAATACATGCCTGTGGCCCCGGTCTCTGACCGTCAGGTGCAAGTGGTGTATTACCGCTCAAGTGCCATGGGCACCCAACAGGGCGCCGCCCACGTGTATGTGGACCGCGAGTTTCATGCCGGCCTGTTGCCAGGCGGTTACAGCGCGTTTTGCGTGGCACCGGGCAATCACAGCCTAGGCGCTTATGTAAAAGATGCGCCGCAGTACAAGGGCAAGACCACCGACGTGTTCTCGGCCTCCCTGGACGGCGGCAAGACGTACTTCCTGCGGGTTCGCGAAGACGGTTACGGCGCTCCCCAGGCGGTAACACGCGTAGAAGCCGAGCGCGAGCTGGCCGGCATGCGCAAGCAGGTCCAGGCACTGTCCCGTGCCTCGACCGTGCAGGCGTGTGACTACCAGGCAATGCCGGTGGCGCAGTTCAAGGATTACGCGGTCTCTGGCGACGTGCTGTTTGCCTTTGGCAAGTCGGGCTACCAGGACATCACCCATCAGGGCCGCGAAGCCATCCGCCAGTTGGTCACCCGACTGAAGCAGGAAAACGCCAACCTGGACCGTATCGAAGTGGTTGGCCATACCGATGCCATCGGTTCTGCCGCCGCTAACCGTACGTTGGGCCTCAAGCGCGCACAAACCGTGCGTCGTTTGCTGCTCGACGGCGGCTTGCCGTCTTCGGCAGTCAGCGCCAGCAGTGCCGGCGCGGATCAACCGGTAAGCAATGGCTGCTACGGTTCGCGCTCCGAGCAGATTGCCTGCTACGCCGCCGACCGTCGCGTCGTGGTGCGGGTCGACACGCGTAACTGA
- a CDS encoding HlyD family type I secretion periplasmic adaptor subunit, which translates to MIKKLFGRGQPASDLMPGDAAFMNDVQESLLAQTTPGSRLILQLIAAVLIGGLIWAYFARVEEITLGEAKIISKSREQIIQSLEGGILAEMNVREGDVVEKGQILLKIDPTRAQASYRETLSKVIGLKASITRLRAEAYQQPLEFDDMVMTDPAVVLQEQQAYKARKNALDESINALQRSYALSAREIQLAEPLAAKGLMSEVEILRMRRSANEIKSQIVERINRYQAEANSELAKFELELSQTSENLVGRADVVERTTINAPVHGTVKNVRVNTRGGVIQPGEPILEIVPLEDQLLVEGKIRPADVAFLRPGLPATVKITAYDYAIYGGLKGHVEHISPDTLKDDQKAAAGRPDDTYYRVLVLTESSSLEAGGRSLPIIPGMVASVEVRTGEKTILDYLLKPVLKAREAFRER; encoded by the coding sequence ATGATCAAGAAACTCTTTGGTCGGGGCCAACCTGCCTCGGACCTTATGCCCGGTGATGCCGCCTTCATGAACGATGTTCAGGAGTCGCTGCTGGCGCAAACCACTCCGGGTTCACGGCTGATCCTCCAGCTCATTGCCGCCGTGTTGATCGGCGGCCTGATATGGGCCTACTTCGCGCGAGTCGAAGAAATCACCCTGGGCGAGGCGAAGATTATTTCCAAGAGCCGCGAGCAAATCATTCAAAGCCTGGAAGGCGGGATCCTTGCCGAGATGAATGTGCGCGAAGGCGATGTGGTGGAAAAGGGTCAGATTCTGCTCAAGATCGACCCCACCCGTGCCCAGGCCAGCTACCGCGAAACCTTGTCCAAGGTGATCGGCCTGAAGGCAAGCATTACCCGTTTGCGGGCCGAAGCGTACCAGCAGCCGTTAGAGTTCGACGACATGGTCATGACTGACCCCGCGGTGGTTCTGCAGGAACAGCAAGCCTACAAGGCGCGCAAAAACGCCCTGGACGAAAGTATCAACGCACTGCAGCGCAGCTATGCCTTGTCGGCCCGGGAGATTCAACTGGCCGAACCTCTGGCTGCCAAGGGGCTGATGTCTGAAGTCGAGATTCTGCGTATGCGCCGTTCGGCCAATGAAATCAAATCGCAAATCGTCGAACGTATTAACCGCTACCAGGCCGAGGCCAACTCAGAGCTGGCCAAGTTCGAGCTGGAGCTGTCGCAGACCAGTGAGAACCTGGTGGGGCGTGCGGACGTAGTCGAGCGCACCACTATCAATGCGCCCGTGCATGGCACCGTCAAGAACGTCCGGGTCAACACCCGGGGTGGCGTGATCCAGCCCGGCGAACCCATTCTGGAAATCGTCCCCCTGGAGGACCAGTTGCTGGTGGAGGGCAAGATTCGCCCCGCCGATGTGGCATTCCTGCGCCCCGGTTTACCGGCGACCGTGAAGATCACGGCCTATGACTACGCCATTTATGGCGGGCTCAAGGGGCACGTCGAGCATATCAGTCCCGACACCTTGAAAGACGATCAAAAAGCCGCGGCAGGACGCCCGGACGATACCTACTACCGCGTCCTGGTCCTGACTGAAAGCAGCAGCCTGGAAGCCGGTGGCCGATCGTTGCCGATCATCCCGGGAATGGTCGCTTCGGTGGAAGTGCGCACCGGTGAAAAAACCATTCTCGACTACCTGCTCAAGCCCGTGCTCAAGGCACGGGAAGCGTTCCGGGAGCGATAA
- a CDS encoding transporter substrate-binding domain-containing protein produces MNTRFFSFPRLLGLLILLCAANLQAQTPQPVELLVNAPITAPPVTFDVQTRAWLATRPQVNVAIWSGALPPMHMGFEQSQFEGVTADYLGVIQETTGVHLKIWRFSSRAEAREALERGQVDMLALHDVSEGQDGAITQSRPYLLNRKVMVRRISETLLPTADLRGQRLAYVGDDKVGAFLHKQYPQATLIQHSNDLNSLTSLVYDQADALWTDAITAEFLIRLLYSNDVYIAGDALPTSADINFAVSDRKPLLLSAINSTLDAIPPVDTMRITTRWGLSNNFVVEQPPLHLDAAETAWLAAHRKIKVLVAGSYAPLTFFDEHDRLQGLSADLLKIIGQRTGLQFEIIRNNSIPDMLQQLKSEQADLILALSIGDLRLAPEQYTRPYLISPFVVVTQQSDATLQRLEELNGKRLAIPSGNPLSDWLSRHYPEIIQVPVATAVRGVEELSNGNVDASVHTRFGADYFIKHHFRTDLKIAAVIGPTPGRIAMAVDAADMPLKNIINKVLLGIPPEELKTLSDRWRNHAAPAVSSSWSTYKDSVYTVIGVAIAFVLAFLVWNYYLQIQIKKRRSAELALSDQLTFSKTLIDGSPIALYVRDKAGRLAHCNRAYLEFLQTTQEEIIGKTLLEAGVVSPQLGRQYQQIYQDTQRHGEPTYADLEIEVKGQQHRIYHWTLPFQNSVGEFSGVIGGWLDISEREQLTAQLHRAKEAADEANESKSIFLASMSHEIRTPISALIGLIEMLRVRGGSPQQIEENLTVAHQSAQSLLSLIGDILDLSKIEAGAMHPSPRPTHLGEVLRAIHHLFQINAHNKHLRFDLLIEAADQQVIIDALMLNQIVANLVSNAIKFTEHGFVELSLKQLPDEAKSGLGSYVIEVRDSGRGLNEQEKKAIFEPFVQIAPTGGEGRGTGLGLSICTRLAPMIGGQLSVDSRPNEGSCLRLQFLAERTELAPVQAPAATTAQTGRRLNILVVEDHAANRLLLCQQIEYLGHCAVACDNGVTALAEWEKAVPPFDLTITDCNMPHMSGYELTRRMRDIEQSRALGAHPVFGLTANAQSQIIQDCLDAGMTQCLFKPLGIEALTQHIGVVSAQVERRASAAATTGGELGKLKVLAPEAYPGLVDELVRTNRADGAQLEALAHENDFEKVMGLAHKIRGGAQMADAQALIAACTALEESASRGDSTVCQQQVNHLLSEMMSLEVDLLASL; encoded by the coding sequence TTGAACACTCGCTTTTTTTCATTCCCCAGGCTGCTGGGATTACTGATATTGCTGTGTGCTGCAAACCTGCAAGCACAAACCCCCCAACCGGTTGAGCTGCTGGTCAATGCGCCAATCACCGCACCGCCTGTCACATTCGATGTGCAAACCCGGGCCTGGCTCGCCACACGCCCGCAGGTGAACGTCGCCATCTGGAGCGGCGCGCTTCCCCCCATGCACATGGGTTTTGAGCAAAGCCAATTCGAGGGTGTTACCGCGGACTACCTGGGCGTGATACAGGAGACTACCGGGGTACACCTGAAAATCTGGCGTTTCTCGTCCCGCGCCGAGGCGCGGGAAGCCTTGGAGCGAGGCCAGGTTGACATGCTGGCACTGCATGACGTCAGCGAGGGCCAGGACGGTGCCATTACCCAATCCAGGCCCTATCTGCTGAACCGCAAGGTCATGGTTCGGCGCATTAGCGAGACCCTGCTGCCCACTGCGGATCTGCGAGGACAGCGTCTGGCCTACGTCGGTGACGATAAGGTCGGCGCTTTTTTGCACAAGCAATACCCCCAGGCCACCCTGATCCAGCACAGCAACGATCTGAATAGCCTGACCTCGTTGGTCTACGACCAGGCTGACGCCCTGTGGACCGATGCAATTACCGCTGAATTCCTGATCAGGTTGCTTTACAGCAACGACGTCTATATTGCCGGCGATGCCCTCCCCACCTCGGCCGACATCAACTTCGCCGTCAGTGATCGCAAGCCCCTGTTGTTGTCTGCCATCAACAGCACGCTGGATGCCATCCCCCCTGTCGACACGATGCGAATTACCACGCGTTGGGGGCTGAGCAATAATTTTGTGGTCGAGCAACCACCACTCCACCTGGATGCGGCCGAGACCGCTTGGCTGGCCGCCCATCGCAAGATCAAGGTGCTGGTCGCCGGGTCTTATGCGCCGCTGACGTTTTTCGATGAGCATGATCGACTCCAGGGCTTGAGTGCCGACTTGCTGAAAATCATCGGGCAACGCACTGGCCTGCAGTTCGAGATCATTCGCAACAACAGCATTCCCGACATGCTCCAGCAGCTAAAGAGCGAACAGGCAGACCTTATCCTCGCCTTGAGCATTGGTGACTTGCGCCTGGCGCCTGAACAATATACCCGGCCGTATCTCATTAGCCCGTTTGTGGTGGTGACCCAACAGTCGGACGCGACCCTTCAGCGTCTTGAAGAGCTCAATGGCAAGCGCCTGGCCATCCCGTCCGGCAATCCACTGTCCGATTGGCTTTCCCGGCACTATCCCGAGATCATCCAGGTTCCGGTCGCCACAGCAGTGCGCGGCGTTGAAGAACTCTCCAACGGCAATGTGGATGCCAGCGTGCACACCCGCTTTGGCGCCGACTACTTCATCAAGCACCATTTTCGCACAGACCTGAAGATTGCAGCGGTTATCGGCCCCACGCCCGGACGTATCGCGATGGCCGTCGACGCCGCCGACATGCCGCTCAAGAACATCATCAACAAGGTGCTGCTTGGCATCCCTCCCGAAGAGCTCAAGACCCTGAGCGATCGCTGGCGTAATCATGCGGCACCGGCTGTCTCCAGCTCCTGGAGCACCTACAAGGACAGTGTCTACACGGTCATTGGGGTCGCGATCGCCTTCGTCCTGGCGTTTCTGGTCTGGAACTACTACCTGCAAATCCAGATCAAGAAACGACGCAGCGCCGAGTTGGCCCTCAGCGACCAATTGACCTTCAGCAAGACCCTGATCGACGGGTCCCCGATCGCCCTGTATGTACGGGATAAAGCCGGCCGACTGGCCCACTGCAACCGGGCCTATCTGGAGTTTTTACAGACAACCCAGGAAGAGATCATCGGCAAGACATTGCTCGAAGCCGGGGTGGTCTCACCGCAACTGGGCCGCCAGTACCAACAGATCTATCAAGACACCCAACGGCACGGGGAGCCGACCTACGCAGACCTGGAGATTGAAGTGAAGGGCCAGCAGCATCGGATCTATCACTGGACCCTCCCCTTTCAGAACAGTGTCGGCGAATTCTCCGGGGTGATCGGCGGCTGGCTGGACATCAGTGAACGTGAACAACTGACAGCGCAGCTGCATCGGGCCAAGGAAGCGGCCGATGAAGCCAATGAATCCAAGTCGATTTTCCTGGCCAGTATGAGCCATGAAATCCGCACGCCGATCAGCGCGCTGATCGGCTTGATCGAAATGCTGCGCGTGCGAGGTGGCAGCCCGCAGCAGATCGAGGAAAACCTGACAGTCGCGCATCAGTCCGCGCAGTCGCTGCTGTCGTTGATCGGCGACATCCTCGACCTGTCAAAGATCGAAGCCGGCGCCATGCACCCCTCACCGCGACCGACCCACCTCGGTGAAGTGCTGCGCGCCATTCATCACCTGTTCCAGATCAACGCACACAACAAACACCTCAGGTTCGACTTGCTGATCGAGGCCGCTGACCAGCAGGTGATCATCGACGCGCTGATGCTGAACCAGATCGTCGCGAACCTGGTCAGCAACGCCATCAAGTTCACCGAGCACGGCTTTGTCGAGCTATCCCTGAAACAACTCCCCGATGAAGCCAAGTCTGGCCTGGGCAGTTACGTGATCGAGGTGCGTGACTCTGGACGTGGCTTGAACGAGCAGGAAAAAAAAGCGATTTTCGAACCGTTCGTTCAAATTGCCCCCACGGGTGGGGAAGGACGCGGCACCGGCCTGGGGTTGAGCATTTGCACGCGCCTGGCGCCGATGATCGGTGGGCAGTTAAGTGTCGACAGCCGGCCGAACGAAGGGTCTTGCCTGCGCCTGCAGTTTCTTGCCGAACGCACTGAGCTGGCACCCGTGCAGGCCCCTGCGGCGACCACGGCCCAGACCGGCCGGCGCCTGAACATTCTGGTGGTGGAAGACCACGCGGCCAATCGCCTGTTGCTCTGCCAGCAAATCGAATACCTGGGCCATTGCGCCGTGGCCTGCGATAACGGCGTCACCGCGCTGGCGGAATGGGAAAAGGCCGTCCCACCGTTCGACCTGACCATCACCGACTGCAACATGCCCCACATGAGTGGTTACGAGCTGACCCGGCGCATGCGCGACATCGAGCAATCCCGTGCCCTGGGCGCCCATCCTGTGTTCGGCCTCACCGCCAATGCCCAATCGCAGATCATTCAGGACTGCCTGGACGCTGGCATGACCCAATGCCTGTTCAAGCCTCTGGGCATCGAAGCCCTGACGCAGCACATCGGTGTGGTCTCGGCCCAGGTCGAGCGCCGGGCAAGCGCTGCCGCCACCACCGGCGGCGAACTGGGCAAGCTCAAAGTACTGGCGCCCGAAGCGTATCCCGGCCTGGTGGACGAACTGGTCAGGACCAACCGTGCTGACGGTGCACAACTGGAGGCGCTTGCCCACGAAAACGACTTCGAGAAAGTCATGGGCCTGGCCCACAAGATCAGGGGCGGTGCACAAATGGCTGATGCCCAGGCGCTGATTGCGGCCTGCACGGCGTTGGAAGAATCGGCGTCGCGGGGCGACAGTACGGTCTGCCAGCAACAGGTCAACCACCTGTTGAGCGAGATGATGTCACTGGAAGTCGACCTGTTAGCTAGCCTGTAG